In the genome of Diaphorobacter sp. HDW4A, the window CTGCAGCGCCAACGCAAGCCGCTGCCGCTCCTCGTGTTGGTGGATGTATCGGGCTCGATGGAACGCTATGCACGCCTGCTGCTCGCGTTTCTGCATGCGGCCACGCGTGCGGTGAATGGTCGCAACGTGCGCCGCGACGTGTTCGCCTTCGGGACCGGGCTGAGCGATCTGACGCCTGCCTTTGCGCTCGGCGACCCCGACGCAATGCTCACAACCTGCAATGCACTCATCGCGGACTTCGGTGGTGGCACGCGGCTGGGCGATTCGCTTGCCGCGCTGCGTCAGCACCATGCCCGGAGACTCACAGGACGGCGCACGTTGGTGCTGCTGATCAGCGATGGGCTGGACACCGGCGAGCCCGCGCAGCTCGCGCTCGAACTCGGCTGGCTCCAGCGCCACAGCCGCGCGCTGTTGTGGCTCAACCCCTTGCTGCGCTACGAAGGCTATGCACCGCTTGCGCGCGGCGCGTCGCAGTTGCATGCACGCGCCGATGCCATGCTCGCCGTGCACAACCTGCAGAGCCTGCACGATCTGGCGGACAGCTTGGCACGTTTGCTGTCGCTGCCCCGATTGGAATGATGGACAAGACGAGAAGGAGCCCCTCATGGACATGCAATCAAGCCGCCAACTCGCCGTCACCCAGCAGCAGGCCTGGGACGCGCTGAACGACCCCGAGGTGCTCAAGCTCTGCATACCGGGCTGCGACCGCGTCGAGGCCACGGGCGAGAACCAATACGCCGTCGGCATGGCGCTCAAGATCGGACCGGTGTCGGCCAAGTTCTCCGGGCAAATCACACTCAGCGACATCGCACCACCCCAAAGCTACACCATCGCCTTCGACGGCCAGGGTGGCGCGGCAGGCTTTGGCAAAGGCAGCGCCAAGGTGCAGTTGAATCCTAACGATGAAGGCTGCGAACTCACCTACACCGTGAACGCACAGGTGGGAGGCAAGGTCGCGCAGCTCGGCCAACGGCTGATCGACGGCGCGGCCAAGTCACTGGCCGAGGATTTCTTCAAACGCTTTGACAAGGAAATGCAGCGCCGCCTCGGGCCACCGCCCGATGAAGAGGCCACCGCCGAAAAGCCTGGAATGATGAGCGGGCTGATGAAGAAGATCGGCCTCGGCAAGAAAGACGACACCTCGGATCCGAATGACGGTTGACAGCAAGGGCCTTTCTCCCGCAGGAAAATGAGCCCCATGGAAAACCTCGATGTCATGGTCCTCAGGCAATTGCGCGACTGGCGCCAAGTGGGCAAGCGTGCGCTGCTCGCCACGGTGGTGCGCACTTGGGGATCGTCGCCCCGCCCCATCGGCTCGATCATGGCGCTGTGCGAAGACGGTGCGGTCGTCGGCTCGGTCTCGGGCGGCTGCATCGAAGACGACCTGATCTACCGCTACACGCAGGCCTACGCGAATGCCGTTCCTGCAAACGCTCCCCAAGGCGAAAAGGCCATGCCAAGCGGCGCGCCCGGCTTCGTGAAATACGGCGTCACCGCCGACGAGGCCCACCGATTCGGACTGCCCTGCGGCGGCACGCTCGAGCTGCTGCTCGAATACGACCCCGACCTCGGCCAGCTTGCTGAACTGGTGCGTTTGCTGGAATCGGGTCAACTGGTCGAGCGCGTCGTGCACCTTTCCGATGGCGCTGTCACGCTGACCACGGCTGCCGCCCCCACCGAGCTCGAGCTCACCGACCGCCAGCTCATCAACACCTTCGGCCCCGAATACCGCATGCTGCTGATCGGTGCCGGTCAGCTCACCGAATACCTAGCAACGATGGCTCTTTTCAGCGGTTTCGCGGTGACCGTGTGCGACCCGCGCGAGGAATATCGCGGCGCGTGGAGCGTGGCGGCTGCCAAGGTCGTGAGCGACATGCCCGACGACGTGGTGCTCGCCTTCAAGCCCGACCGCCGCAGTTGCGTTGTCGCGCTCACGCACGACCCCAAGCTCGACGATCTGGCGCTGCTCGAGGCACTCAAGACCGATGCGTTCTACGTCGGTGCCATCGGCTCGCGCCGCAACAACCAAGCGCGGCACGACCGCATGATCGAGCACTTCGACGAGACCGAGGAAAGCCTTGCGCGCCTGCGCGGCCCCATCGGCATCTACATCGGCAGCAAGACGCCCGCAGAGATCGCGGTCAGCGTGATGGCCGAGATTCTCGCGGTGAAGAACGGTGTTGCGCTACCACGCGATGTGGAAGTCTCCAACGCCAAGAACGTTCTGGAGATGCCCGCGAACGATTCGGGCACGCTGGTTTGCGGACTGACTCGCATGACGTAGGATGTGGGCATCGTTTGTCGTACCCACAGGAGACATGACCATGCCTTTCGCGTTCAAGCAAGCATCCCGCAGCGCCTCCGTGTTCTTGTCTTCCGCAGCGGCTTTGCTGCTCGGTGCATGCTCCAGCGCTCCCAACCTCAAATACGCCGTGCCCGATCAGCCCGAGGGGTCTTCAGGCTGGATCGACAAACCCGGTTGGGCAACCGGAAAATTCGCTGTAGCTGCCGCCAATCCGTTGGCAACCGATGCGGGCTACCAAGTCCTCAAAGCGGGGGGCTCAGCCATCGATGCAGCCATCGCCGTGCAGATGGTGCTGACGCTGGTGGAGCCGCAATCGAGCGGCATCGGCGGCGGTGCGTTTTTGCTGTATGGCACGGGAAGCAAAGTCGAAGCCTACGATGGCCGCGAAGTTGCGCCCGCAGCCGCTACGGAAGATCTCTTCATCGGCAAAGACGGCAAGCCCATGCCCTTCATCGAAGGCGTTGTGGGCGGCCGATCTGTCGGTGTTCCGGGCACCGTGCGCATGCTGGAGCTGGCGCACAAGGAACACGGCAAGATGCCTTGGGCCACGCTGTTCGAGCCCGCCATTGCGCTGTCTGAAAACGGCTTCAAGGTGAGTTTGCGATTGAACACGCTGCTCAATAACGAAAAGTACCTGCAGAACGACCCGGTGGCACGCGCCTATTTCTTTGATGCGAGCGGAAAGCCTTGGCCGGTCGGACATGTGCTCAAGAACCCCGAGCTCGCCAAGGTGCTGCGCGCCATCGCCAAAGATGGTTCCAAGGCGCTCTTGAGCGGCGAGGTAGCGCAGGCCATCGTGGACAAGGTCAACAGCCACCCCACCAATCCCGGCGCGATGACGATGGCCGATCTGGCCAACTACCAGCCGAAGAAACGCGAAGCCCTGTGCAGCGACTACACCGTGGCCAGCAAGGCCTATCGCATGTGCGGCTTCCCGCCACCGAGCTCCGGCGCGATTGCCGTGGCGCAGATCCTGGGCATCCTCAGCAACACCGATGCAGCCACCAAGCCGCTGCAACCCGGGCTAGCGGGTGAAGGTGATCCCAAGGGACGCGTGCCAGGCGCCGATTGGCTTTATCTCTACAACGAAGCGTCGCGCCTGGCGTTTGCTGACCGCAATCTGTACGTGGCCGATCCGGACTTCGTGCAACCGCCCGGCGGCAGCTGGATGAGCATGATCGATCCGGCCTACCTAGCCAGCCGCGCCAAGCTCATCGGCGCACAAAGCATGAAGATTGCCCAGCCCGGAACGCCCGGCGGCACCAAGGTGAGCTATGCCAGCATGCCCGACCAGATCGAGCACGGCACCAGCCACATCAGCGTGGTGGACGCCAACGGCAACTCAGTGGCGATGACCACCACCATCGAAGACCAGTTCGGCTCACGCCAGATGGTCAAGGGCTTTCTGCTCAACAACGAGTTGACTGATTTCAGCTTCGCCCCCAAAGACGCCAACGGCCAAGCCATCGCCAACCGCGTCCAGCCCGGAAAACGCCCCCGTTCTTCCATGGCTCCCACCCTAGTCTTCGACAAGGCCACCGGTGAGCTGCTGATGAGCGGCGGTAGCCCCGGCGGCGCGGTGATCATTCCCTACACCAGCAAGCTGCTGTACGGCATCTTCAACTGGGGACTCACGCCGCAGCAAGCCATCAACCTGCCCAACTTCGGCTCACTCAACGGCCCGACCATGCTGGAGGAAAACCGCTTCCCATCCACCACCGTAGAAGCCCTGCGCGCACGCGGAGCCGAAGTGCGCGAAATGAACATGACCAGCGGTCTTCAAGCCATCACCCGTGCCAATGTGCATGGCAAGCAGATGTGGCTGGGCGGCGCGGATCCTCGGCGTGAAGGGGTGGTGATGGGGGATTGAGCGGGCCGCTGACGCACCAATGCTCGAAAGCATGCGGTGGGCGCCGACTTGCCCATCGCCCCTTCAGATCCGTGACTGGTACAGATATCTGCCAGCCCTTGGGCGCTGGCAGATGTGCAAGGGCGGCCTGCGCCCCGCATGCGCAATTAGCTTTCGATGCGGTTTCCCAAACCTGCCCCCCGTCAGACGAGTTGCCCACATTCGTGCGAACACGCGAATTCACAAATGCAAACGTGAAAATTGGTAACATCGCCAGTCATCATGGTCATTGCCATAATCCAACGCGACATTGATTGTCTTTGGCAATCGTTTTCAACGTCAGTGTTTGACTGGCAGTCATACGAATACACAGAGAAAAAAGAGAAGGACAAGCATGGGTGCAACGGATCGAATCGCCGCTGGCTTGCTGCGCGCGCATTGGTGGGTGGGGTTGTTTCTTTGCATGGCGCTGCTCGCCAACGCCAATGCGAGAAACATTCTGGTGCTCTCGACCAATTCTCAACTGGGCGTTTCGCCAGATTCCGTTGATTCGGTGAATAATGAAATCATCGAATTCACTGCCCCCGGCGATAACGTCTCACACCTGAGCACGATGCAAACGCCGGGAACTCTGACGCAAGCCTATTTCACCGCCGGAAACTTTGATCTGGTGCTGGTGAACCGGCTGGCCTATGCGTTTGATCCGGGCAATGCTCAAGTCCTTAGCGACGCAATGCAGAACCGTTGGGCAGATGCTTTTGCGCTGTTTTATGACACAGGCGGCGCAAGCGACGGCGCTGCGGCGACGGATCTGATCAATGTCTTGCAGACTGCAGCCGGCATCACAGTTTCTGCCAGCGCTCCAATCGGTTATGACACTCCGCTGGCGCTCAATACCAACTCCGTATATGCCAGCAATTTCGGTGGTGCGCAGCAGGTGCGTGGGGGATATTTCTTCTACATGAACAATGTGCCGGCGGCCAATGTGCTCTTTGTTCAAAATGGCGATCCAATGCCGCTGAATGGAACGCTGGTCAACAACGTCTACACGGTTGTGATTCCCGGCTCGCAGTCCTATTCAGGCAAAGGAGCGTGCATCGCCGCGAGTGCGGACATAAGCATGTTCGAATTCCGCAACTACTTCGGTGGCGACAACGGTATCGGAAATCCCAACAACACTGGTCTCACCAACCAAGGCAAGCTGCGCCCCGCCTTCACCGCGCTGCTGTCCACCGGTGGCGGGTGCTGGACTCCCGTTGTCTCCAAAACCTTCACGCCTGTGAGCGTGACTCCG includes:
- a CDS encoding CoxG family protein; amino-acid sequence: MDMQSSRQLAVTQQQAWDALNDPEVLKLCIPGCDRVEATGENQYAVGMALKIGPVSAKFSGQITLSDIAPPQSYTIAFDGQGGAAGFGKGSAKVQLNPNDEGCELTYTVNAQVGGKVAQLGQRLIDGAAKSLAEDFFKRFDKEMQRRLGPPPDEEATAEKPGMMSGLMKKIGLGKKDDTSDPNDG
- a CDS encoding XdhC family protein, producing the protein MENLDVMVLRQLRDWRQVGKRALLATVVRTWGSSPRPIGSIMALCEDGAVVGSVSGGCIEDDLIYRYTQAYANAVPANAPQGEKAMPSGAPGFVKYGVTADEAHRFGLPCGGTLELLLEYDPDLGQLAELVRLLESGQLVERVVHLSDGAVTLTTAAAPTELELTDRQLINTFGPEYRMLLIGAGQLTEYLATMALFSGFAVTVCDPREEYRGAWSVAAAKVVSDMPDDVVLAFKPDRRSCVVALTHDPKLDDLALLEALKTDAFYVGAIGSRRNNQARHDRMIEHFDETEESLARLRGPIGIYIGSKTPAEIAVSVMAEILAVKNGVALPRDVEVSNAKNVLEMPANDSGTLVCGLTRMT
- a CDS encoding gamma-glutamyltransferase family protein, whose translation is MPFAFKQASRSASVFLSSAAALLLGACSSAPNLKYAVPDQPEGSSGWIDKPGWATGKFAVAAANPLATDAGYQVLKAGGSAIDAAIAVQMVLTLVEPQSSGIGGGAFLLYGTGSKVEAYDGREVAPAAATEDLFIGKDGKPMPFIEGVVGGRSVGVPGTVRMLELAHKEHGKMPWATLFEPAIALSENGFKVSLRLNTLLNNEKYLQNDPVARAYFFDASGKPWPVGHVLKNPELAKVLRAIAKDGSKALLSGEVAQAIVDKVNSHPTNPGAMTMADLANYQPKKREALCSDYTVASKAYRMCGFPPPSSGAIAVAQILGILSNTDAATKPLQPGLAGEGDPKGRVPGADWLYLYNEASRLAFADRNLYVADPDFVQPPGGSWMSMIDPAYLASRAKLIGAQSMKIAQPGTPGGTKVSYASMPDQIEHGTSHISVVDANGNSVAMTTTIEDQFGSRQMVKGFLLNNELTDFSFAPKDANGQAIANRVQPGKRPRSSMAPTLVFDKATGELLMSGGSPGGAVIIPYTSKLLYGIFNWGLTPQQAINLPNFGSLNGPTMLEENRFPSTTVEALRARGAEVREMNMTSGLQAITRANVHGKQMWLGGADPRREGVVMGD